A single genomic interval of Theropithecus gelada isolate Dixy chromosome 16, Tgel_1.0, whole genome shotgun sequence harbors:
- the SLC9A3R1 gene encoding Na(+)/H(+) exchange regulatory cofactor NHE-RF1, with protein sequence MSADAAAGAPLPRLCCLEKGPNGYGFHLHGEKGKLGQYIRLVEPGSPAEKAGLLAGDRLVEVNGENVEKETHQQVVSRIRAALNAVRLLVVDPETDEQLQKLGVQVREELLRAQETPGQAQPPAAAEAQGAGNENEPREADKSHPEQRKLRPRLCTMKKGPSGYGFNLHSDKSKPGQFIRSVDPDSPAEASGLRAQDRIVEVNGVCMEGKQHGDVVSAIRAGGDETKLLVVDRETDEFFKKCKVTPSQEHLNGPLPEPFTNGEIQKENSREALAEAASESPRPTLVRSASSDTSEELNSQDSPPKQDSTAPSSTSSSDPILDFNISLAMAKERAHQKRSSKRAPQMDWSKKNELFSNL encoded by the exons ATGAGCGCGGACGCGGCGGCCGGGGCGCCCCTGCCCCGGCTCTGCTGCCTGGAGAAGGGTCCGAACGGCTACGGCTTCCACCTGCACGGGGAGAAGGGCAAGTTGGGCCAGTACATCCGGCTGGTGGAGCCCGGCTCGCCGGCCGAGAAGGCGGGGCTGCTGGCGGGGGACCGGCTGGTGGAGGTGAACGGCGAAAATGTGGAGAAGGAGACCCACCAGCAGGTGGTGAGCCGCATCCGCGCGGCACTCAACGCCGTGCGCCTGCTGGTGGTCGACCCCGAGACGGACGAGCAGCTGCAGAAGCTTGGCGTCCAGGTCCGAGAGGAGCTGCTGCGCGCCCAGGAAACGCCGGGGCAGGCCCAGCCGCCGGCCGCCGCCGAGGCGCAGGGGGCTGGCAATGAAAATGAGCCACGCGAGGCCGACAAGAGCCACCCGGAGCAG CGCAAGCTTCGGCCTCGGCTCTGTACCATGAAGAAGGGCCCCAGTGGCTATGGCTTCAACCTGCACAGCGACAAGTCCAAGCCAGGCCAGTTCATCCGGTCAGTGGACCCAGACTCCCCAGCTGAAGCTTCAGGTCTCCGGGCCCAGGATCGCATTGTGGAG GTGAACGGGGTCTGCATGGAGGGGAAGCAGCATGGGGACGTGGTGTCCGCCATCAGGGCTGGCGGGGACGAGACCAAGCTGCTTGTGGTGGACAGGGAAACTGACGAGTTCTTCAAGAAATGCAAAGTGACCCCATCTCAGGAACACCTGAATG GTCCCCTGCCTGAGCCCTTCACCAATGGCGAGATACAGAAG GAGAACAGTCGTGAAGCCTTGGCAGAGGCAGCCTCAGAGAGCCCCAGGCCAACCCTGGTGAGATCCGCCTCCAGTGACACCAGCGAGGAG CTGAATTCCCAAGACAGCCCCCCAAAACAGGACTCCACAGCGCCCTCGTCTACCTCCTCCTCCGACCCCATCCTGGACTTCAACATCTCCCTGGCCATGGCCAAAGAGAGGGCCCACCAGAAGCGCAGCAGCAAACGGGCCCCGCAGATGGACTGGAGCAAGAAAAACGAACTCTTCAGCAACCTCTGA